AGAGTTTTGGGTTGTATACTTAAATAATAGCAATAAAGTAATTCAACAAACGCAATTAAGCAAAGGAGGAATTACGGGTACTTTGGTAGATGTTAGGCTGTTATTTAAAATGGTCTTACAAGTAGGTGCAGTTGCAATAATTTTGGTTCATAACCATCCTAGTGGCACTTTAAAAGCAAGCCAAGCAGATAAGCAACTTACTGAGAAATTGAAACTTGCAGGACAGAGTCTAGACATTAAAGTATTAGACCACGTAATTGTAACCCAAAAGGCGTATTTTAGCTTTGCCGACAATGGTATCTTATAGTTCGCAATGTTATTAGTCTTCACCAAAAAACAAACGCCAAGAATAGTTTATACATTTAAGCATATCTGTACCCATATGCTTGGAGTAGAGGTAAAGTTTACATCAAAAATAGAAGATTTTATTGGTCATGACGGTCCTAAAATGTCTTACGGAAGACAACCCTTAGGAAATGAATTATTTTTTCAAAACGTACCCTTATTATTTGAACAAGGTTTTAGTGATATAGAGCCTGCAGTACAAGAATGGGGCAGTACAGTCGGGTTTTTTAAGGTAACAGACAAGAGTGCATTGCCGTATGATATTTTTGCAGCATCATTCTATTTATTAAGCCGTTATGAAGAATACTCACCGCATGTAAAGGATAGTGAAGGCCGTTTTCCTGCTACAGAAAGTTTAGCTTATAAATCTAATTTTATTCATCAACCTGTAGTCGATTTTTGGGTCGAACGTTTTAGGTCTGTACTAAAAGAACGCTTTAATACAATAACATTTAAAAATAAATTATTTAAGCTTAGTACAATTGTTGCTGTAGAAGAAGCATACAAATACAAGCGAAAAGGCATAATGAGGTCTGTTGTAGGAGGTTTGAGAGATTTAGTGACTCTTAGGCTAGGCTCAGTTTTTAATAGGTTGAGAACCCTCTTGTTTTTAAAGAAAGATGATTATGATGTGTTTGAGAAGCTAGTAGATTTTTCTAAAAAACATAATGTCAAGTTTAAATATATGTTTCAGCTTAGTGACTTTTCTGCTAAGGATAGAAATGTAAACCACAACAGAAAAAACTTTCATTCCCTTATAAAATCTATGGCAGATTATAATGAGGTCGGATTGTTATCTGGGCATAACTCTACTATCGAAAAATCTGTGCTTAGAAAAGAAAAGAAACGCTTGGAAAATATTATGAATAGGCCACTTAAATCTATGCTTAATGCAAAGTATCCTATGAACTTACCGGAAACTCAAAACCATATTGCAGATTTAGAAATTCCTCATACATTTTCAATGGGATATCCAGAGTATGTTGGTTTTAGAGCAAATACGTGTTCTCCATTCCTGTTTTATGATATAAATTTAGAGCGTGTTACACCAGTAAGGCTTCATCCTTATGTGTTTAATAGTTTATGTGTAAGTCCAGAAAATTTCAAAGAAGTTTCAGAAAAATTGCTACAAGTTAAATCTGCAATTAATAGGCTAGAAGGAGAAATGAACTTGGTGTTTAATAATATAGATTTTTCAACGCAAACGACAGCAAATGCTTATCTTGATTTAATAATTCAACTTAATGAAACTTAAAGATAAAAAGCATATTTTTTTCGATTTAGATCATACCCTTTGGGATTTTGAAAAAAACTCTGCACTTACATTTCAGCATATTTTCAATTCAAATAAAGTAAACCTATCATTTAATGATTTTATAAATGTTTACAGTCCAATTAATTTTGAATATTGGAGATTGTACAGAACCAACCAAGTTTCTAAAGAAGAATTAAGGTATGGTAGATTAAAAAAAACGTTTGATAAATTAGGTTACACTATAAATGACACCCTTATTTATAAATTATCTAATGATTATATAGAGCATCTTTCATCATTTAACCATCTTTTTGAAGGCACGTTTGAACTTTTAAACTATTTAAAACCAAATTATAAATTGCATATAATCACAAATGGTTTTAATGAGGTGCAGCAAAAGAAAATGCATAACAGTAAAATAAACGATTATTTTGATGTGATTGTCACTAGTGAAATGGTAGGTGTAAAGAAGCCAGATCCAAAGATTTTTGAATATGCACTTGAGCAGGCAAACGCTACTGTAAATAATAGTATAATGATTGGTGATAGTTATGAAGCAGATATCTTGGGCGCAAATAACCTAGGTATAACATCTATTTACTATGACGTGCATAACGATAATGTGCCTGATACTCAGATTAAAGTAGACAATCTTTTAAGTATTATAACGTTTCTTTAATTAGGTAAGTTTTATTAAACATATATCTTGTTAAACTATGCTAAGGTCCCGTTACATCATAGTTTTGGTAATGTTATGTCTTTGTTTTAACCTCTCATCTTGTGTAGATGATGTAGATTTTGAACAAGGAGAAGCATTTACATTTTACCAAAACAATACAATCTCTCTAGTCTTTTTTGAGGTAGATGATTTAGATTTTACAAACCCAGTAAACAATGGTTACGTAACAGATGTAACTAGATTAGATTTTCTAGATGATGGCTTTATTCAAGAAAATTTAGTGGCGTTAGAGCTTTATATAGAATACAACAACACCTTTTCCCAAGACTTTAATACCACACTTACGTTTTTGTCTGAAGCAGATGAAGAAAAATATCCAATTAATTTTGTGATAAACGGAAGCCCAGACGGTACTGTAGAGCAAACTATACATATAGAGCAAGTGCCAGTAAATATGTTAGATAGCATAAGGCAATCTATTAAATTACAGGTTGAAATTGAGTTGATAGATAATGGTATGCCAATTCAAGGTGATTTAAGCTTAAGATCTAAAGCAGATTTTACTTTAGAAGTTGGAGGAGAAAGTACTGGCGGATGAAAAAATGTGTAATCCTACTTTGTTTATGTGTATTAAGTAGTTTTTTAACTGCTCAGAATAAGCAATTACTATATGGCGTAGATGGTTTACCGCAAACCTTAATGCTTAATCCAGGAAGTAATATTACTTTTAATAAACATATAGGGATTCCCTTTTTCTCTCAAATTCATGTAAATTTTGGTTCAACAGGCATTAATGCTTTCGATATTTTTGAAGACTCTCAAGTAGTTTCAATAAACCAAAGAATTTTAAACGTATTAAATAGAATTTCAACAAACGATTTTGTTGAGGTTAATCAGCAATTTGAAATACTATCCTTTGGCTGGCAAAACAATAAAAACTATTATTTTTCTGGTGGTCTATATCAAGAGGTAGATGCTATTTCTTACTTGCCTAAAAATTTTGCATTATTGGGTTACCAAGGTAATGCAGGAAGTAATATTGGCAAGCCCTTTTCATTTAACGAAATTAAAGCACAAGGTGAAGCAGTAGCTGTTTGGCATTTTGGGGTCAATAAAAAAGTTTCTAAAGACTTGAGATTGGGCGGTCGTTTTAAGATTTATTCAAGTCTTGTAGATTTTAGGAGCACAGATAATAAAGGAACATTTATTACAGAAGAAACCCCAAACGGTCCTAATTTTTACAAGCACTCATTATTAAATGCAAATGTAAAAATACAAACATCTGGGTATTCAGAATTAGATGATTTACCAGAAGGAAGTACACCAAAAGATGTTTTTGGTGTATTAGCTGGACGTTATTTTTTTGGAGGAAATCTAGGACTTGGCGTAGACTTAGGCTTAACGTATACTCTTAACGATGCGTGGTCTTTATCTGCAAGTGTGCTTGATTTGGGTTTTATTTCTCACACAAAAAATGTAGAGACTTATAGAGCTTCAGGAAGTTATGAACTTGATGGTATAGAGCTAGAGTTTCCTGAAAATAACAATGATCCTGCACCTCCATATTATCAACAACTTAGTGATGCTATTGAAGCTGCAGTACCAATTGATACATTAACAACTAATTATACAACATTAAGACCAGTAAAATTAAATGCAGGACTTAACTATGGCTTTAGCAATACTTATAGAGCTTGTAACTGTTATGCTACAGGAGATGAGCTTTATGATAACAATGTCGGTCTTCAGTTATATGCTGTAAAACGACCAAGAGCTTTTTCTGGAGCTGCTACTCTGTATTATGACAAACGTATTACAAATGGTTTAAGAGGTAAGCTTACCTATACTATAGACGCCTTTTCATACACTAATATAGGAGCTTTAATTGCGGTAACCGGTAAGACGTTTAATTTTTACATAGCTGCAGATAATTTATTGAGTTATAGAAATCTTGCCAAAGCAAACGCCTTATCTTTACAATTAGGTTTTCAATTTATTATAACTAAAAAGTGATGAAATATATCTTAAGCTTTATGTTCGTGTTTCTTAGCATGACATTAATTGCACAAACTTCTATAAATGATTATAAGTATGTAGTGGTTCCTAAATCTTACGAATTCTCACAAGAGCAGGACCAATACCAACTAAATTCGCTTTCAAAGTTTTTATTTGAGAAACACGGTTTTAATACTATCATGGAAGGTGATAATTATCCTACAGATCTTGCTGAAGATAGATGTTTGGCATTGTATGCTAACGCTATAGGTAATTCTGGATTATTTGTAACAAAAGTTAGTATAGAGCTGCTGGATTGTAATGGAGACCTTGTATATATTACAGACGAAGGAACAAGTAAGGATAAGCGTAAGGGACAAGCTTATATAATCTCTACAAGAGAAGCTTTTAAAAGCTTAGAAACCTTAAATTATTCTTATAACGAAGAAAAAACTTCAAACTCTAACAAAGATTCCACACCAAAGTTTACAGTTAAGGAGATTGCAGCTGAGCAAGATATAGATGTAAATGAACCTAAAGCGAATAAAGCAGAAAGTACGATTGCAGAAGAAAAAGTTGAAGTTGTAAAGCCTCTTGGAGTTACCAAATATAAACGAGGAGATTCTATAGTAAGCTTAATAAAGACAGATGGTGGTTTTGAATTAAGAGCTTCAAATTTAAACAACAAAATAATTGCTAGTTTATTAATTAGTGGCCAGGACAATGTGTTTCATTATTTAAAAGATATGAACACTAAGGGTATCGCATATTTTTCAATAAATGGTAACCTAAATATTGAGTATTTAGATTCAGACAATGTTTTGGTATCTCTTAGTTATGAGCTTCAATAGCTATAATGTGAAGACCAGCGTTGTTTTAAGAACTCTTTAATCCCAGACTCTCTTGCATTATTACCAGGCTTAAATAGTACTGTGCCTTTTAATTCCTCAGGTAAAAAATTAGCTTGAACAAAATTACCTTCATAGTCATGTGCATATTTATAGGACTTAGAATAGCCAAGCTCTTTCATAAGTTGTGTGGGCGCATTTCTAAGCTCTAATGGCACCGGTAAGTTTCCAGTTTGCTTTATTAAACTTTGCGCTTTCTTAATAGCCATATAACTCGCATTACTTTTAGCAGAAGTTGCTAAGTAAATAACACATTGACTTAGTATTATGCGGGCTTCAGGATAACCGATAGTAGTAACAGCTTGAAACGTATTATTAGCAATTACCAATGCTGTAGGGTTAGCATTACCTATATCTTCAGATGCTAAAATTATAAGGCGTCTTGCAATAAATTTTACATCTTCGCCGCCTTCAACCATTCTAGCAAGCCAATATACAGCCGCATTAGGATCACTTCCTCTAATAGATTTAATAAAGGCTGAAATTATGTCGTAATGTTGTTCTCCTGTTTTATCATACAGAACAGTATTTTGCTGCACATTTTTTAAAACAAAATCATTTGTGATTACAACTTTTTCTGATGCTGAGGTATTAACTAGAAGTTCAAATATATTAAGTAGCTTTCTAGCATCGCCACCACTAAGTCTTAATAATGCTTCTGTTTCTTTTAGTTCTATGTTCTTTTTAGAAATATAAGGATCTTCAATTATAGCTTTATTAATTAATTGTAATAGATCCTCTTTACTGAAAGGCTTTAAGACATAAACCTGACATCTAGATAATAGTGCAGGTATAACCTCGAAACTAGGGTTTTCTGTAGTTGCTCCTATTAATGTTACCCAACCCTTTTCTACAGCGCCTAAAAGAGAATCTTGTTGAGATTTACTAAATCTATGAATCTCATCTATAAATAATAAAGGGTTCTTACTACTAAACAAGCCATCACTCTTTTTAGCTTTTTCAATAACTTCCCTAACATCTTTTACACCACTATTTATTGCACTTAAGCTATAAAATGGGCGATCACTTTCATTAGCTATAATATTAGCTAATGTTGTCTTTCCGACGCCTGGTGGACCCCAAAAAATTAATGAGGGTAAAACGCCTGCTTTAATTTGTTTAGATAAAGAGCCGTCTTGTCCTACTAAATGCTTTTGGCTAATATAAGAATCTAAAGATTTTGGTCTTAACCGTTCTGCTAAAGGTGTATTCATAAACGCAAAAGTAAGTATTCGTGACATTATTACAGAATGTTTAAATTGGTAATACTTTTGCTAGTGTAACCTTATGAATAGAAACGGCCAACTTACTTTTTCACTATATACAATTCTTGTTCCATTAAGTTTTGTGCTACTAATGTGGGTGGTGTTTTGGTTTGAAATTAGATTTAATTTTAATTTCAATAATTTTGGAGTTCAGCCACAAACATTAAAGGGATTAAGAGGTATAATATTCTCACCATTTATACATAGTGATCTAAGTCACTTATGGCATAACACGTTACCCATTTTAATATTAGGTACAGCATTATTTTATTTTTATAGGTCCAAGGCTATAAAAATTATGATTTTTGGATTACTAATTACGGGACTTATAACTTGGCTAATAGCAAGACCATCTAATCACATTGGTGCTAGTGGTGTTATTTACTTTCTGAGTAGTTTCTTGTTTTTTAAGGGTATTTGGTCTAAACATTACAGATTAATTGCTCTGTCATTAGTTGTAATCTTTATTTACGGAAGTTTAATATGGGGTACTTTACCTAATGCAGTAGCAGAAAATGTTTCTTGGGAAGGTCACTTATCTGGATTATTAACTGGAATTTTTGGAGCTTTAATCTTTAAAGGAGTGTCTTTAAAAAAGGAAAAGTTTATTTGGGAAAAGCCAGATTACAATGAAGAAGAAGATGAGTTTATGTCACATTTTGATGAGTCTGGGAATTTTGTTGAAAAAACAGAAACAGAAGATGAAGACTTAGATATTGAGTACCATTATATAGAAAACAAAAAAGACAGTTAATTACTGTCTTTGTCTTATAGCTTCATAAAGAAATGCACCAGTAGCAACAGATACATTTAGAGATTCAATTTTACCCAATAGTGGTAGTTTAGCTTTGTAATCTACTATCTTTAAAACTGAAGGATTTATACCACGACCTTCACTACCCATTATTAAAGCATGAGAACCTGTTAAAGGTACATCGTATATTGTATTGTCTGTCTTTTCAGTAGCAGCTACAATCTTCACATCACAACTTTGTAAATAATAGATTGCATCTTTAATATGATCTACTTTACATATAGGAATATTAAAAATAGCTCCTGCCGATGTTTTTACTGCATCTGCAGTGATAGGAGCAGAGCCTGTTTTAGAAATTATAATAGCAGAAACACCAGTGCATTCTGCGGTTCTTACAATAGCACCAAAATTACGAGTATCTGATATTTGATCTAACATTAAAAAGATTGGAGACTCAATATCCTTTATTATTCTATTTATAGTTATTTCAAAATCCTGAAATGATATAGGTGCCACTTTAGCTACAGCACCTTGATGGTTCCTTCCTTTACTTAACTTTTCAATTTTAATTTCAGGAACATAAGAACTGCTTATTCTTTTAGATTTTATTAGTGATTCTAACTCCTTAAAAAGATCTCCTTCTAATTCTTTTTGAAGGTATACCTTTTCAATATCCTTACCGGCTTCAATAGCTTCAATAATTGCTCTTAATCCGTATATTTTAGTGTCTTCTGTCATAGGGTATAAAGATAAAAAAAAACACCTCTTAAAAAGAGGTGTTTTAGTATTATAAAAATGAGTGTAATTACTCAGCAGCAACTACGGTACCTTCTGCATCAGCAATAGTATAATTTCCGCCAGCTACGTTTATTGTAGCAGCTAAGAATAAACCATCGTTTAATCCAGCAGGAGCACTAGTTGGGCTATCTGAAGTATATACATTGTACTCTAAAGTTGTAGAGATTACACCTACTTTTCCTAAAGTTAACTTGAAAGGAATAGCAAATGGAGCAAGAGGAGTTTCACCTGGCGCTACATCATATAGATCTACAAATACTTGGTAATCACCATCAGCTAATTCACCAAAAGCATAGTTAACTTCTGGACAAGCTGCAGAACCTGCAACATAACCAACTGGATTAAGGAATAAATCGAAATCTACGTGATCACATAATCCTTCAGTTAAAGATTCTTCTTCATTATCTGCGTTTAAGAAACTGTAAGTAACATCACCTTCCCATTCAAGTAATGCACCAAAACTAGTGTTAGCTGCGTTGTTGATGTTAACAGTAATAGTAGAAGTAGATGGGTTTACAAAACTTTGACCACTTCCTGTACTTCTTAATTCAAAAACAACAGATTCGCTAGCATTAGTATCTAAATCGATAATAGCGCTTACTGGAATCTCGTGAGAAGTTTGTCCAGCAGGAATTACAATATCAAAAGATGGAGTTGCTCCAACACCATCATCTGGTGAGTTGAACGTTCCGTTTCCTGATACGTTATAATCTGCAACAACAGCATCACCACTTACTGGAGTTAGTACTAAATCAATTGGATCTCCAATTGCACGACTAACAGTAAGGTTAATGATTGCAGCATCTCCAGCTTCATCAATTGTGATGCTCTGGTTTACTACATTAACTTCTGGTTTGTTTGGATCTGGATAACTTTGATCGTCATCCATACAACCTACAGCAAAAATAGATAAAGCTGAAAGTAATAATATATTCTTAAATGTATTTTTCATGTTTTATGTTATGTTTTGTTATAGTCTTGTATAAGTTACATCGTGTCTTAATGGACCTGATCCAAAAGTAATGATGTAAGACATGTCAAAGTTTAATGTTTCTAAGTCAACTAATCCATCAGGACCATCTAAGTTAACACCGTAAACTTCGTTACTGTAAAATCCTTGAGCAAGACCTTGGTTAGGTACAAATACTTCACCACAAATAACTTCAAAGTTCATTGATGTATCTGGAGCAATAGTGTTTACACCCCAAAATCCAGTACTTTCAGTAAGGAATTGGTTTGGAGCAATCCACTCAATTACTTCGTTACCATTGTAGCTACCACCATCTTCTCTAGTTAACTGTACAAAATAGTCTGTGAAGTTATTATCCTCCTGAGCTAATTGAGAGTTACAACCAACAAACGTAATTGCAATTCTGCTATTACTAGCTGCAACTACAGCAGGAGCTCCAGTAGAATCTGCAGCAGTAAGATCTAAAACTAATCTTGTTGGCATTGTCTCATTAAGACCACCAGTGTTAATTAATAAATTAAATCTTCCAAAATCACTACCAGCTGGAATTGTTAAAGAACCGCTGTTATCAACAAAGTCAAACTCGACACCTTCTGTTGCAGAAGATAATTCAGTGTTTACAGTGTAAGATACTGTAATGTCCTGTGAAGGATCACTACCATCTTGACCACCGATTACAACTACGTTGTAACCAGCTTCAATAGGTCCTATATCCTCAAAATAACTTTCGTTTGCTACTTGTTGGCTAAATCCAATTGTGTATGGAGTGTTAGCTACTGCTTCTAAAGTCTCATCAGTATCATCTACTAAACAAGATGTAAACATCGTTGAGCAGAACACTGTAAGGGCTAAAAATTTTAAATTTTTCATATTGCTTTTTTTTTAATTAATTCTGTGTTGAATCCCAAAATATATACGTATTAAAAGCATCATCAGTTTCCTGTGCTGGCTTATTAGCAGCATTTGCGATAGATTCAGATGATGGGTATAATAAACGCGTTGGTTTTTTATCACGTTGCGCGTTGATTGCTAAAGGTACTTCTGGGAAGTTAGTTCTATTCATATCTATGAAAGATTCAATAGCATTAATTCCGTTAGTAGCAATCCACTTTTGAGTCATGATAGCTTCAATTTTGTTAGCACTACCATCCCAACCAATTTCATCAACTCCATCACTGTTAGTAATGTATGCTTCTGCTTGAGCTCCTATTCCTAATTGGTCAAAAGAACTTCTGATACCGTCTTGGAATAAACCTTTAGCATCTCCTGCGATATATCCTCTAAATACAGCTTCGGACTGTAAGAAAAAGCTTTCTGCTGCAGAAAATAATACACCATCTTGACTAGCATCAACTAAAAGACCTTCACCAAGTGGAGAAATTTCGTCTGGAACACTAGGATCATTACTATCAACACCTTGTTGTACACCTTGTACTTCACCATCAACCGGAGTATATAACTCGTTAATTCTTGGATCAAGAATACCAGTTAATGTACCATCTAAATATTGCTCAGCATAAAGAGAAGCAACGATAAAACGGTTAGAAGTTGTTTGAGAACCATCTACGTTAAATCCGTAAGTAGCATAGAAAGGATTTTGTCTTCCTGTATCGTTAGCATAACCTGGATTAATTGCAGCTGTAGTTGTGATGAAAGAAGCATCTTGTAATGCTTGGAACTGTGTTGCTAAATAAGAAGCAGTTTCTCCATCAGTTTCAGCTAATGTAGATTGTCTCATTAAGATACGTAACTTAAGAGTATTTGCAAAAGTTACCCAGTTTGTCATATTACCATTGTAAACAACATCTTCAGAACCTACAGGGTTTGTAAGGTCAGTATTATTGTCTATTAATGCTAATGCTTCATCAACTTCTGTAATTAATGCACGGTAAATTTCCATGTCATCATCATAAGTAGGAGTTGGGTTATCACCACCTTGGAAAGCTTCAGTATAAGGAGCATCACCGTAAAGGTCAACAACATATTGCATGTAGTAAGATTTCATAATCTTAGCAATAGCTTTGTGATTTTCGTAGTTTTCGAAATCTGCATCAATCATTGCTTGGAAATTAGCAACGTTTAAGTAGATACCATCCCAGATAAAGTTATAGAAAGTACTTGTAATAATTAATTGGTACTCTTCATTAAAACCACCTGTAAAGGCGTTAATGTTACCAGCCCAGTTGTTCATCATAACATTACCTAAACGGTTCATGTTATTAGATTGAGATGGGAATGAACCTGTCATAGCGCCAGCTAATATTAAGTCTGGTGTTACCTGAGATTCAATAGGATCGTTTAATGGATCATTGATGTCCAAGTAATCTTCACACGATTGGAATGTTCCAACGGCTAAGATTAATGTAAATAAATAAATTATTTTTTTCATGTTATTATGATATATGTTTAAAACTTAATGTTAAGGTTAAGACCGTAAGATCTTGTTACTGGGTATTGGTTGATAGCCGCTAAACCTTGACCGTTACCAGTTGTGTTAGAAGTTTCAGGGTCGTTATAACCTCTGTTTTCTTTTGGTAACACAGTAAATGGATTTCTAGCATTTACACCTACAGTTACAGCAGTAAGTGGTGTTTTAGCTAAATAATCTTGTGGTAAAGTATAAGTTAATGAAAGTTCTCTTACTTTGAAAGCTGTCGCATCTAAAACAAAGTTCTCAGTTACTGTGTAGTAATCGTTAGAGAAGTAGTTTAAGTAGTTAGAATACGTTGTTCCACCTGTAATTACGTTAGTGTTTTCTTCGAATACACCTGGAGAAGTTTCAATAGCAGAGTTAGGGTAGATAAAACCACCACGTCCGTTTTCAGCACTTTCGATTAAGTGACCAGACCAAGATAACCAAGATTTAGCACCTGACCAGAATTGGTGACCAGTTCTGTAATCAAATACACCTGCTAAACGGAAACCTTTATATTCAAAAGAAGTATTTAAACCAATGATATAATCAGGGTTTGAAGTACCTAAGTTAGTAAGGTCTGAAGATACTCTAGGAGTACCAGTAGTAGGATCAATTAACACTCTGCCTTGAGGATCTCTTAAGTAAGATGTTCCTTTAATAGTAGGGAATGTTTCTCCAACAACAGCAAATACACCAACTGGGTTAGCATTGTTTGGGAAAGATTGTAATGCAATCTCATCTGTATCATCACTAATCTTGATAACTTTTGTCTCGTTTGTAGAATAAGAAATTCTAGCATCCCAACGGAAGTTTTCAGTTTTGATAGGTGTAAATCCTAAGTCAATTTCAAAACCTCTTGTTTCAGTCTCACCAATGTTAATTCTCGAAGAACTAATACCAGATGCTGAAGACGTAGATGTATTAGCAATTTGGTTTGTGTTTTTAGAGAAATAGTAAGAACCGTCAAAAGTTAATCTATCTTTAAAGAAACCTAAGTTTAAGTTACCTTCATAAGACGTTACAAATTCAGGCTCTAATAATGGGTCTGTAATAGTTCTATCTTGTCTGAAAGAGTTTAACGTTCCGTAAGGATAGTTAGCAGCTTGTTCGAAAACAGGTACTGTTTCATAAGCTCCAATACTACCGTCGTTACCAACTTTTACAGCACTAACTGCAATCTTAGCGAAGTTTAATACATCACCTTTTAAGCTTGGGAATGCTTTAGTAGGAATGAAAGATATACCAGCACTTGGGTAAAAGAATGAATTGTTCTCTTTATCTAATGTAGATACGTAGTCATTACGACCTGTAACGTTTAAGAATAAGAAATCTTTATATCCAAAATCTAAGTTTGCAAAAAGACCCATACGACGAGATCTTAAGATAGTGTTAGATACTCTTGGTGTTCCAGTAATGTTATCTACATTGTAGAAACCAGGAATTGTTAAGTTATCTCCACCATTTGTAGATTGAGTAAATAAGTTATCCTGTAAGTTCTGACCGATGTTAGCACTAAACGTAATATCATCAGTAATGTTATAATCATTAAAGTTAATGATTAAATCACCGTAGTAGTTTCTCTGTGTATCTGCATAAGTATCAAAGCTAGAGATAGTAGTGTAATCTCCACCACCAATATTAGCAGTATCAACATCACCATTTACGTAGCTTAAACCACTTCTTTGACGAGTTCTGATGTTAGCGTTGTAACCAATACTAATATGATCGTTAAATTGGTAGCTTACGTTAGCAATACCACTAAAGATATCGTATCTGTCTGTTGTTCTTTCGTTATCTCTAATCCAATATGGAGATCTGTAGTAAGATGTCCAGTGTGTAGCGTTATTAGGCTCAGAAAATTCTTGTACTGGAATGTTAGTTGCAGTTTGAAGTAACTCTAAGTAAAGAGTACCTGTTGACTGTGTAGTTTTGCTAGTTAAATAAGTAGCATTACCTTCTAATGTCCAGTTTCCAATTTTCTTACCACCTTTAAAGTTGAATGTGTTTCTTTCTGAAACGTCATCTGCAATTACGAATTCTGTGTCTGTCTTGTTAGCAGATAAGAATACATAACCATCTTCTAAGTTACCAGCACTTAAAGATACAGTGTTTTGGAATGTACGTCCTGTTTGGAAAAATTCACTAATGTTATCACCTAAA
This region of Croceibacter atlanticus HTCC2559 genomic DNA includes:
- a CDS encoding SusD/RagB family nutrient-binding outer membrane lipoprotein, with translation MKKIIYLFTLILAVGTFQSCEDYLDINDPLNDPIESQVTPDLILAGAMTGSFPSQSNNMNRLGNVMMNNWAGNINAFTGGFNEEYQLIITSTFYNFIWDGIYLNVANFQAMIDADFENYENHKAIAKIMKSYYMQYVVDLYGDAPYTEAFQGGDNPTPTYDDDMEIYRALITEVDEALALIDNNTDLTNPVGSEDVVYNGNMTNWVTFANTLKLRILMRQSTLAETDGETASYLATQFQALQDASFITTTAAINPGYANDTGRQNPFYATYGFNVDGSQTTSNRFIVASLYAEQYLDGTLTGILDPRINELYTPVDGEVQGVQQGVDSNDPSVPDEISPLGEGLLVDASQDGVLFSAAESFFLQSEAVFRGYIAGDAKGLFQDGIRSSFDQLGIGAQAEAYITNSDGVDEIGWDGSANKIEAIMTQKWIATNGINAIESFIDMNRTNFPEVPLAINAQRDKKPTRLLYPSSESIANAANKPAQETDDAFNTYIFWDSTQN
- a CDS encoding SusC/RagA family TonB-linked outer membrane protein codes for the protein MRTKFSGILTLFLAFMVQMTFAQSKTITGTVTDGSGLPLPGVNVIIQGTSNGTQTDFDGNYSISASTGDILVFSYIGFTTQNQTVGASNTVNVKLEAGEELDEVVVTALGIKRKQDEITTANQVVKSEELTQAQNPNVAQGLAGKVSGLQINTTNSGVNQNVRINLRGNRSLTGDNQALIVIDGVISSSQVLTALDPNIIEDINIIKGANGAALYGSRGSNGVFIVTTKKGSGGDKLTVAVNSATSFEEIAYIPQRQTRYGQGWNGEHVNYENGGWGPEFDGSLQPVGLPQEDGSYRFFPYVSLGDNISEFFQTGRTFQNTVSLSAGNLEDGYVFLSANKTDTEFVIADDVSERNTFNFKGGKKIGNWTLEGNATYLTSKTTQSTGTLYLELLQTATNIPVQEFSEPNNATHWTSYYRSPYWIRDNERTTDRYDIFSGIANVSYQFNDHISIGYNANIRTRQRSGLSYVNGDVDTANIGGGDYTTISSFDTYADTQRNYYGDLIINFNDYNITDDITFSANIGQNLQDNLFTQSTNGGDNLTIPGFYNVDNITGTPRVSNTILRSRRMGLFANLDFGYKDFLFLNVTGRNDYVSTLDKENNSFFYPSAGISFIPTKAFPSLKGDVLNFAKIAVSAVKVGNDGSIGAYETVPVFEQAANYPYGTLNSFRQDRTITDPLLEPEFVTSYEGNLNLGFFKDRLTFDGSYYFSKNTNQIANTSTSSASGISSSRINIGETETRGFEIDLGFTPIKTENFRWDARISYSTNETKVIKISDDTDEIALQSFPNNANPVGVFAVVGETFPTIKGTSYLRDPQGRVLIDPTTGTPRVSSDLTNLGTSNPDYIIGLNTSFEYKGFRLAGVFDYRTGHQFWSGAKSWLSWSGHLIESAENGRGGFIYPNSAIETSPGVFEENTNVITGGTTYSNYLNYFSNDYYTVTENFVLDATAFKVRELSLTYTLPQDYLAKTPLTAVTVGVNARNPFTVLPKENRGYNDPETSNTTGNGQGLAAINQYPVTRSYGLNLNIKF